The following coding sequences are from one Kushneria phosphatilytica window:
- a CDS encoding TRAP transporter substrate-binding protein, with the protein MSLAKSDTSGPTLRSRFAPLALATVSAMVGLLSLPAQAADSVTLRLGHALNEDHVVARSYRHMADEIEQLSDGSMHLRIFPNGQMGGTQDMLGQMQNGALDLVHASASNLESFDDVYSVFNLPYLFPNQADFKKVVFGPIGQQIMQSTKDKGFFAIGAYVAGYRSFYASKPIRTPADLKGMKIRVQSSPTTISMIKLMGGSPTPIDFSEVYSALQQGVVDGAENNVPSYVQTRHVELAKYFSEDQHTSVPDFLTVSTSTWNRLDEKQQQILMKAVHDSEKYQQQLWDKVDQQAREQAKEMGAHFVEVDKAPFRKAVQPLYKEYKQDPEHARLLKQIRQAEESSDDQPQS; encoded by the coding sequence ATGAGTCTTGCCAAATCCGATACTTCCGGACCGACCCTGCGGTCCCGCTTTGCGCCCCTGGCTCTGGCCACGGTGAGTGCCATGGTGGGGCTGCTGTCACTGCCGGCCCAGGCGGCCGATAGCGTCACCCTGCGGCTGGGGCACGCCCTCAATGAAGATCACGTGGTGGCGCGCTCCTATCGTCACATGGCCGATGAGATCGAGCAGCTATCCGATGGCAGCATGCATCTGCGCATCTTCCCCAACGGCCAGATGGGCGGCACCCAGGATATGCTGGGACAGATGCAGAATGGCGCGCTGGATCTGGTGCACGCATCAGCGAGCAATCTGGAAAGTTTCGATGATGTCTATTCGGTGTTCAATCTGCCCTATCTGTTCCCCAATCAGGCCGACTTCAAAAAGGTGGTCTTCGGCCCGATCGGACAGCAGATCATGCAGTCCACCAAGGACAAGGGCTTCTTTGCCATTGGCGCCTATGTCGCCGGGTATCGCAGCTTCTACGCCAGCAAGCCGATTCGCACGCCGGCCGATCTCAAGGGCATGAAGATCCGCGTTCAGTCCTCGCCGACCACCATCAGCATGATCAAGCTGATGGGCGGCTCGCCTACCCCGATCGATTTCAGCGAAGTCTACAGCGCGCTGCAGCAGGGTGTGGTTGATGGTGCCGAGAACAATGTGCCCTCTTATGTGCAGACCCGCCACGTCGAACTCGCCAAATACTTCTCCGAGGATCAGCACACTTCGGTGCCGGATTTCCTGACCGTTTCCACCTCCACCTGGAATCGGCTGGATGAGAAGCAGCAACAGATTCTGATGAAGGCCGTGCACGACTCCGAGAAGTACCAGCAGCAGCTGTGGGACAAGGTCGACCAGCAGGCGCGCGAGCAGGCAAAAGAGATGGGCGCGCACTTCGTCGAGGTCGACAAGGCGCCTTTCCGCAAGGCCGTGCAGCCGCTCTACAAGGAGTACAAGCAGGATCCCGAGCACGCCAGACTGCTCAAGCAGATTCGCCAGGCCGAAGAGTCCAGTGATGATCAGCCGCAGAGCTGA
- a CDS encoding TRAP transporter small permease has protein sequence MTLETFKKPVDAVIATLTVIVMVALVCCVVWQVFSRYVLAEPSTITGELARYSMIWVGLLGAAYTVGLQRHLAIDLVTDAMGARGRAAMGLLINAMMMAFALLVITYGGLGLIDKSFSSGQLSPAMRIPMGYIYFVLPISGVVMSYYCVLFCIGHLMDLIRPEQHRVGGLAAPGDHYEAVAAETAASRSASLNEREEPR, from the coding sequence ATGACGCTTGAAACCTTCAAGAAACCTGTTGATGCCGTCATCGCCACCCTGACTGTTATCGTCATGGTGGCGCTGGTGTGCTGTGTGGTGTGGCAGGTCTTCAGCCGCTATGTGCTGGCCGAGCCCAGTACCATCACCGGAGAACTCGCCCGCTACTCGATGATCTGGGTCGGTCTGCTGGGCGCGGCCTATACCGTGGGCCTGCAGCGCCATCTGGCCATCGACCTGGTGACCGATGCCATGGGCGCGCGCGGCAGGGCGGCCATGGGTCTTCTGATCAATGCCATGATGATGGCCTTTGCGCTGCTGGTCATTACTTATGGTGGACTCGGGCTGATCGACAAATCGTTCTCCTCCGGGCAGCTCTCACCCGCCATGCGCATTCCCATGGGCTATATCTATTTTGTGCTGCCGATCAGCGGCGTGGTGATGAGCTACTACTGTGTGCTGTTCTGCATCGGTCATCTGATGGATCTGATCCGACCCGAGCAGCATCGGGTCGGGGGGCTGGCTGCGCCGGGCGACCACTATGAAGCCGTGGCCGCGGAAACGGCGGCAAGCCGTTCTGCGAGCCTGAACGAGCGTGAGGAGCCCCGCTGA
- a CDS encoding TRAP transporter large permease yields the protein MDTSMLTMFGSFFLLIFLGVPVAFSIGIATVITMLLTFPFDVAVSIVAQRMATGLDSFTLLAIPFFILAGTLMSSGGIAKRLIDFAQVLVGRLPGSLSHVNIMSNMMFGAISGSAVAAAAAVGGTLGPIQQREGYPAPYSTAVNVSSCVTGLLIPPSNVLIVYSLTSGGVSIATLFMAGYIPGILMGLGLMLTGGIIARRRGYPTAERPTLKQATQAFLRAIPSLMMIVVVIGGILGGVFTATEASAIAVVYTFVLSVLIYREVKFSQLPKLILESVVMSSVVLLLIGLSVSMSWAMNVSGIPQAISDTLLSVSSNPIVILLMINLALLIVGVFMDMTPAVLIFTPIFLPIATQLGIDPVHFGIMMVFNLCIGLLTPPVGSALFVGCSVSGVKLQHLIKPLLPFYAVLVVVLLAVTFIPALSLALPHLFGLK from the coding sequence ATGGATACCTCGATGCTGACCATGTTCGGCAGTTTCTTCCTGCTGATCTTCCTCGGTGTGCCGGTGGCCTTCTCGATCGGTATTGCCACCGTGATCACCATGCTGCTGACCTTTCCGTTTGATGTCGCGGTCTCGATCGTGGCTCAGCGCATGGCCACCGGTCTGGACAGCTTCACGCTACTGGCCATTCCGTTTTTCATTCTCGCCGGCACCCTGATGAGCAGCGGCGGCATTGCCAAACGGCTGATCGACTTCGCTCAGGTTCTGGTTGGCCGGCTGCCGGGCTCGCTGTCGCACGTCAACATCATGTCCAACATGATGTTCGGCGCCATTTCCGGTTCGGCGGTGGCCGCCGCGGCAGCGGTCGGTGGCACCCTCGGGCCGATCCAGCAGCGCGAAGGCTACCCGGCGCCCTACTCCACCGCGGTCAACGTCTCTTCCTGTGTCACGGGGCTGCTGATCCCGCCCTCCAACGTGCTGATCGTCTACTCGCTGACCTCGGGCGGGGTGTCGATCGCCACCCTGTTCATGGCCGGCTATATCCCCGGTATTCTGATGGGGCTGGGGTTGATGCTGACCGGTGGCATCATTGCCAGACGGCGTGGCTATCCGACTGCCGAGCGGCCGACGCTGAAGCAGGCCACGCAAGCCTTTCTGCGTGCCATTCCCAGCCTGATGATGATCGTGGTGGTGATCGGCGGCATTCTCGGCGGCGTCTTTACCGCCACCGAAGCCTCGGCGATCGCGGTGGTCTACACCTTCGTGCTCTCGGTGCTGATCTATCGTGAGGTGAAGTTCAGCCAGCTGCCGAAACTGATCCTGGAGTCAGTGGTAATGTCCTCGGTGGTACTGCTGCTGATCGGTCTGTCGGTCAGCATGTCCTGGGCGATGAACGTCTCCGGCATCCCTCAGGCGATCAGCGACACCCTGCTGTCAGTCTCCAGCAACCCGATCGTGATCCTGCTGATGATCAACCTGGCGCTGCTGATTGTCGGCGTCTTCATGGACATGACCCCGGCGGTACTGATCTTTACCCCGATCTTCCTGCCAATCGCGACCCAGCTCGGCATCGATCCGGTGCATTTCGGCATCATGATGGTGTTCAACCTCTGTATCGGGCTGCTGACGCCACCGGTGGGCAGCGCGCTGTTTGTCGGCTGCTCCGTTTCGGGGGTCAAGCTGCAGCATCTGATCAAACCGCTGTTACCGTTCTACGCCGTGCTGGTCGTGGTGCTGCTGGCGGTGACCTTCATCCCCGCCCTCTCGCTGGCACTGCCGCATCTGTTCGGTCTGAAGTAA